Proteins from a single region of Psilocybe cubensis strain MGC-MH-2018 chromosome 3, whole genome shotgun sequence:
- a CDS encoding Calcium-transporting ATPase sarcoplasmic/endoplasmic reticulum type, whose amino-acid sequence MEAPWTKSPKEILDHYGVDPIRGLTTAQAAKHAEMYGKNELPEDPPTPLWELILEQFKDQLVLILLASAVVSFVLALLEDSGDSAWWSAFVEPLVILLILVANAAVGVIQESSAEKAIDALKEYSPDEAKVIRSSQISRIHASELVPGDIISVSVGDKIPADCRLLSVSSSSFRIDQAILTGESTSVHKSIDVVPDEKAVKQDMTNILFSGTSVVNGSAKAIVVFTGEKTAIGDIHKSITSQISEKTPLKRKLDDFGDMLAKVISVICILVWLVNIRHFWDPSHHGALKGAIYYFKIAVALAVAAIPEGLAAVITACLALGTKKMAQKNAIVRNLPSVETLGCTNVICSDKTGTLTTNQMSVSNFLVVDGNTSAPREYTVEGTTFAPFGSVYNASGKDASAELKSDPIQRLAEISSLCNDSKIVYHPEKNTYSNVGEPTEAALRVLAEKIGCRDAEVSKSLKDLSLSDRANAVNEYFERTRPRLMTFEFSRDRKMMSVLVRLNGTGSLFVKGAPESVLERCTSVLVDGKTIPLTAGLKASLLDRTVAYGSNGLRTLALAYRDVVDIDSSHYLSESSKDYARFEQNLTFVSLVGMLDPPRPEVRDAVANCRAAGIRVICITGDNKGTAETICRQIGIFGEDEDLTGKSYTGRELDALSHAEKVKAVQRASLFSRTEPGHKSQLVDILQGLGLVVAMTGDGVNDAPALKKADIGVAMGSGTDVAKLAADMVLADSNFATIEKAVEEGRLIYNNTKQFIRYLISSNIGEVVSIFLTVLLGMPEALIPVQLLWVNLVTDSLPATALGFNPPDHSIMRLPPRDSREPLVGKWLFFRYMVVGIYVGCATVFGYAWWFLFYTGGPQISFYQLTHFHQCSTQFPQIGCDMFTNEMSHTATTMSLSILVTIEMFNAMNSLSENESLLRLPIWKNKYLVAAITLSMALHFMILYVPFFTALFAITPLNWDEWKAVLLISFPVLVIDELLKFISTTIVEPPTKIKLD is encoded by the exons ATGGAAGCTCCCTGGACAAAGTCCCCCAAAGAGATTCTCGACCACTATGGTGTAGACCCAATTCGCGGCCTCACGACTGCTCAGGCAGCCAAGCATGCCGAAATGTATGGCAAGAACG agCTGCCGGAAGATCCACCAACGCCCTTATGGGAGCTCATCCTTGAGCAGTTCAAGGACCAGCTAGTGCTAATTCTCTTAGCATCAGCTGTCGTGTCGTTTGTACTGGCTCTGCTAGAGGATTCTGGAGACTCCGCATGGTGGAGTGCATTCGTCGAGCCTCTCGTCATTCTTCTCATCCTCGTGGCAAACGCAGCTGTTGGTGTTATCCAAGAGTCAAGTGCGGAAAAGGCTATTGAC GCTTTGAAAGAATACTCTCCAGACGAAGCTAAAGTCATCAGGTCGTCCCAAATTTCTCGTATACACGCGTCGGAGCTCGTTCCAGGAGATATTATTTCCGTGTCTGTtggtgacaaaatacctgcAGACTGTAGACTTCTTTCGGTGTCCTCAAGCAGCTTTAGAATTGACCAAGCCATTTTAACGGGTGAGAGTACAAGTGTACACAAATCCATTGATGTTGTCCCCGACGAGAAagccgtcaaacaagataTGACGAATATCCTCTTTTCT GGTACAAGTGTTGTAAACGGAAGTGCCAAGGCAATTGTTGTGTTCACTGGCGAAAAGACTGCAATTGGTGACATTCACAAGTCCATCACGTCCCAGATCTCAGAGAAGACTCCTCTGAAAAGAAAGCTCGATGATTTCGGTGACATGCTTGCAAAGGTCATCTCCGTCATTTGCATTCTCGTTTGGCTAGTGAACATCCGCCACTTCTGGGACCCCTCCCACCACGGTGCGCTCAAGGGAGCTATTTATTATTTCAAGATTGCTGTTGCCCTCGCGGTTGCTGCTATTCCTGAAGGTCTGGCCGCAGTTATCACCGCCTGTCTTGCTCTTGGTACCAAGAAGATGGCCCAGAAGAATGCAATCGTTAGAAATCTTCCCAGTGTTGAAACTTTGGGATGCACAAATGTTATCTGCTCCGACAAGACAGGTACATTAACTACAAATCAAATGAGCGTTTCCAAC TTTCTTGTCGTTGATGGCAACACCAGTGCTCCTCGCGAATATACCGTCGAAGGGACTACCTTCGCACCATTTGGGTCGGTTTATAATGCTAGTGGCAAAGATGCCTCTGCTGAACTCAAATCAGACCCAATTCAACGGCTGGCTGAAATAAGCTCGCTATGTAATGACTCCAAGATTGTCTATCACCCT GAGAAAAACACTTATAGCAACGTCGGTGAACCTACAGAGGCCGCTCTCAGAGTTCTCGCTGAAAAGATTGGTTGCCGAGATGCTGAAGTATCAAAGTCCCTTAAAGATCTATCGCTTTCAGACCGCGCAAACGCCGTCAATGAATACTTTGAGCGCACCAGGCCGCGATTAATGACCTTTGAATTCTCTCGTGACCGCAAGATGATGTCAGTTCTCGTCCGCCTGAACGGAACTGGTTCCCTCTTCGTCAAGGGTGCCCCGGAATCTGTACTGGAGAGGTGCACTTCTGTTCTCGTTGACGGCAAAACTATCCCTTTGACGGCTGGTCTCAAGGCATCTCTCCTCGACCGTACTGTCGCATATGGATCTAACGGCCTAAGGACGCTCGCCCTGGCATACCGTGATGTGGTAGACATTGACTCAAGCCACTATCTTTCCGAGAGCTCGAAAGACTATGCCCGCTTCGAACAAAACCTGACATTCGTCTCTCTCGTCGGTATGCTTGACCCCCCTCGTCCTGAAGTACGAGATGCGGTGGCCAACTGTCGTGCTGCTGGAATCAGGGTTATATGCATTACCGGAGACAATAAGGGCACAGCTGAGACAATCTGTAGGCAGATTGGGATCTTtggtgaagatgaggatCTGACTGGAAAGAGTTACACTGGTAGGGAGTTGGATGCTCTCAGCCACGCGGAGAAAGTCAAGGCGGTGCAAAGGGCGAGCTTGTTCTCGCGCACCGAGCCTGGTCACAAGAGCCAGTTGGTTGACATTCTTCAGGGACTAGGATTGGTTGTTGCTATG ACTGGAGATGGGGTTAATGACGCAcctgctttgaagaaagcaGACATTGGTGTGGCGATGGGTAGCGGCACAGATGTCGCTAAACTTGCAGCTGACATGGTTCTTGCGGACTCCAATTTTGCCACAATAGAAAAGGCTGTGGAGGAAGGCAGACTTATCTATAACAACACTAAGCAGTTTATTCGTTATCTTA TTTCATCAAATATTGGAGAAGTCGTTAG TATCTTCTTGACAGTTCTTTTGGGCATGCCAGAGGCTTTAATTCCTGTGCAATTGCTTTGGGTCAACCTTGTGACAGACAGTCTGCCTGCCACCGCTTTAGGATTCAATCCTCCTGACCATTCGATCATGCGACTCCCTCCAAGAGATAGTCGCGAACCTCTTGTCGGCAAGTGGTTGTTCTTCCGTTACATGGTCGTTGGAATCTATGTTGGTTGTGCTACTGTATTCGGATACGCCTGGTGGTTCCTTTTCTACACTGGTGGACCCCAGATCTCTTTCTATCAATTG ACCCACTTCCATCAATGCAGTACCCAATTCCCGCAGATTGGCTGTGACATGTTCACTAACGAGATGTCCCACACCGCCACGACTATGAGTCTGTCTATCCTGGTCACGATTGAGATGTTCAACGCCATGAACTCGCTTTCCGAAAACGAGAGTTTACTTCGCTTACCGATATGGAAAAACAAGTATCTCGTTGCCGCCATCACCTTGAGCATGGCGCTTCATTTCATGATTCTCTACGTCCCATTCTTCACC GCCTTGTTCGCCATCACCCCCCTCAACTGGGACGAATGGAAAGCAGTTCTATTGATTAGTTTCCCTGTTCTTGTCATAGACGAACTGCTCAAGTTTATCTCCACAACTATCGTTGAGCCACCGACGAAGATCAAGCTTGACTGA
- a CDS encoding L-rhamnose mutarotase has translation MSASPPKRICQVIKLKPEAEDEYIAIHKTVWPEVLAALERAHVIDYSIHYYKPLQLLIANFKYTGNDFESDMNKIAEDEDTKRWWKVTDGMQESFEEGATGSGKEIPWWTNIPEVFRFEGNN, from the exons ATGTCCGCATCCCCTCCCAAAAGGATCTGTCAGGTCATCAAG CTTAAACCCGAGGCGGAGGATGAATATATAGCAATACACAAAACTGTATGGCCAGAGGTGCTTGCAGCCCTTGAGCGGGCACATGTCATCGACTATTCGATCCACTACTATAAGCCACTCCAACTCCTTATCGCCAATTTCAAGTACACTGGAAATGATTTTGAAAGTGACATGAATAAAATagctgaagatgaagatacaAAGAGGTGGTGGAAAGTGACAGATGGGATGCAGGAGAGTTTTGAGGAGGGCGCTACTGGCAGTGGAAAGGAGATCCCGTGGTGGACC AACATACCGGAGGTCTTTAGGTTTGAGGGGAACAATTAG
- a CDS encoding Solute carrier family 35 member F6, whose protein sequence is MPSSLYVPFLLVGMLLTGSSNSIWSKYQDMQCVENCSDPNPANHVLYEQPVWQTLQMFIGEMLCFLPVIYTWLNTRRQSSVQLEDDSDHDPLNKLASQPLQGWKVLLLWIPAACDLTGTTLMNVGLLYTPVSIYQMTRGALVLFVGVFSVMFLRRRLWLYQWVSLIIVMAGVGLVGWSGSLIKDAVKESIVHNLARALNLYHDPHTKAIEDPQVTSVLVGIFFVLFAQVFTATQFVVEEKIMSRYSVSPLVAVGFEGLFGTISVLMFVPIMAIPSISAISPFFDLPRGWYQMIYTPTVLYSGLAICLSISLFNFFGLSVTRHVSATARSLTDTCRTLVIWIISLGLGWEKLVFPTSLLQVLGFSLLVYGTFLFNDLVAPPPYLPVPRHEPALSRVSDEEEREGLLTGPLDETAALPADLGQSGFDVVPPGQHALAQGVHVTKTSTTHSD, encoded by the exons ATGCCTTCCTCTCTCTATGTGCCCTTTCTCCTCGTTGGCATGCTCCTCACG GGCTCCAGCAATTCTATATGGTCCAAGTATCAGGACATGCAGTGTGTCGAGAACTGTTCTGATCCAAATCCCGCCAACCATGTCCTCTACGAGCAGCCAGTCTGGCAGACGCTGCAGATGTTCA TCGGAGAAATGCTAT GTTTTTTGCCCGTTATATACACGTGGTTAAATACTAGGCGGCAATCTTCCGTCCAACTCGAGGACGATTCCGATCATGATCCTCTCAATAAGCTCGCTTCCCAGCCTCTCCAAGGCTGGAAGGTCCTCCTCCTTTGGATACCGGCAGCTTGTGATCTCACTGGCACAACC ttgaTGAATGTCGGTCTCCTCTACACCCCCGTCTCCATTTACCAGATGACCCGGGGCGCTCTCGTCTTGTTTGTTGGTGTGTTTAGTGTCATGTTTCTCCGACGCCGCCTTTGGCTCTATCA ATGGGTATCCCTCATTATCGTCATGGCCGGCGTTGGCTTGGTAGGTTGGAGCGGTTCACTCATCAAGGATGCCGTCAAAGAGTCTATTGTTCATAATCTCGCTCGTGCTCTCAATCTCTACCACGATCCCCATACCAAAGCAATCGAGGATCCTCAAGTCACCAGCGTCCTTGTCG GTATATTCTTCGTTTTGTTTGCGCAGGTATT CACTGCCACTCAGTTTGTTGTCGAAG AAAAGATCATGA GCCGATATTCCGTGTCCCCCCTTGTCGCCGTCGGTTTTGAGGGTCTCTTTGGTACCATCTCCGTTCTCATGTTTGTTCCCATTATGGCCATCCCATCCATATCTGCAATATCTCCCTTCTTTGACCTTCCCCGCGGCTGGTATCAAATGATCTACACACCAACAGTTCTATACTCTGGGCTTGCCATTTGTCTCAGTATATCTCTTTTCAACTTCTTCGGACTGAGCGTTACTCGGCATGTCAGCGCCACGGCACGGTCACTTACCGACACATGCAGAACTCTTGTTATTTGGATCATCAGTCTTGGTCTTGGCTGGGAGAAGCTCGTCTTTCCGACTTCTCTGCTCCAAGTTCTCGGATTCTCTCTTCTTGT TTATGGCACG TTCCTGTTCAACGACCTCGTTGCACCACCTCCGTACTTGCCTGTTCCTCGCCATGAGCCTGCACTCTCACGAGTGtcggacgaggaggaacGGGAAGGTCTCTTGACAGGTCCGCTTGACGAGACGGCGGCACTTCCCGCAGACCTAGGCCAGAGTGGCTTCGATGTCGTGCCCCCAGGTCAACATGCCCTTGCACAAGGGGTACATGTCACAAAGACGTCGACAACGCACTCGGATTAG
- a CDS encoding Protein SIP5 codes for MGNSSSSGRGHHDETVDYGCLVPQGVYTGPRDWNQAIVSQLIVARRLAPFYRPLEDYEEDWDDDQILAARKELPDPDNADVVTRIEATNAPSNPHKSKRPGALKEPAKPEAQIYRGAVECPICFLYYPPNINHSRCCDQAICTECFVQIKRAEPTTTHLVSEPAACPYCVQENFGVVYTPPPWRTGLGSDGSVRLIYPSTPAFHMNLTSWFNQSSPWSDSQRASSEPTTVPTHKRRQKSFSADSPEVVTTDQIRPDWEAKLEAVRAAVARRANRRIIMRQVGDRLIPVGVTSGRVHALSPEEAAALGNETAGSRRSRRRQGPQNGQLEQFMGMAGQDLEELMLMEAMRLSLLDHEEHQRKEAEEKKKKAAEEAAGDNGGGNASNELENAAGSQATSGPGPSTLEATSTLRPSNSPNVSSPVSSLSRSGSPSPPKQATLSSQESQQPGRRSWSISRSRTPPPNPVPNLPLSEDNQAAWRDRSSGAPPFSTLNAALTSTSTAAAFLGPSDEQRKSRSITPEPTHAPTPSSSIPSHPTPAQASLPTTTNDIHSLPLPITVEDATPTVAIVDPSPDPIEVNSSTPSVPPAEPHAPAINAEAPQSSSPISSITTVESETGAGTGVSSSNGFLPSSPGSEMSHEQLSHSATTIEDPSKNGQTAAVSTVVEELSSIPIVRPQFTAFYDVAPLLPFAGTFLAKRYDLRRPS; via the exons ATGGGCAACTCTTCTTCGTCGGGGCGAGGTCATCACGACGAAACAGTCGATTACGGCTGTTTGGTGCCTCAGGGTGTCTATACAGGTCCACGAGACTGGAATCAAGCCATCGTCTCCCAGCTCATTGTCGCTCGTAGACTCGCCCCTTTCTACCGCCCTTTGGAAGACTACGAAGAGGATTGGGACGATGACCAGATCCTGGCCGCCAGGAAGGAGCTCCCAGATCCCGATAATGCTGATGTCGTCACACGAATAGAGGCCACCAATGCTCCCTCAAATCCCCACAAATCCAAGCGGCCAGGTGCTTTAAAGGAGCCGGCAAAACCAGAGGCTCAGATTTACAGGGGTGCAGTAGAATGTCCTATTTGCTTTCTC TACTATCCTCCAAACATCAACCACTCCAGATGCTGTGATCAGGCCATATGTACTGAATGCTTCGTTCAAATAAAACGCGCTGAACCGACCACAACCCACTTGGTATCCGAACCCGCAGCGTGCCCGTATTGTGTCCAAGAGAACTTCGGAGTTGTGTACACCCCTCCCCCCTGGCGTACTGGTCTTGGGAGTGATGGTTCTGTGCGTCTTATTTATCCTTCAACCCCTGCCTTTCATATGAATCTGACGTCATGGTTTAATCAGAGTTCTCCTTGGTCAGACTCTCAACGCGCCTCCTCGGAGCCCACAACCGTTCCTACTCACAAACGACGCCAGAAGAGTTTCAGTGCTGATAGTCCTGAAGTTGTAACAACAG ATCAAATACGTCCAGATTGGGAAGCGAAACTTGAGGCCGTTCGTGCTGCTGTAGCGCGTCGCGCGAATAGAAGAATCATAATGCGACAAGTTGGAGACCGCCTCATCCCTGTGGGTGTGACCAGTGGACGAGTTCATGCGTTATCTCCCGAAGAAGCTGCTGCTTTAGGAAATGAAACTGCCGGAAGTCGACGATCCCGCCGAAGACAAGGCCCTCAAAATGGACAACTCGAACAATTTATGGGTATGGCTGGACAGGATCTCGAAGAA CTCATGTTGATGGAAGCGATGCGACTGTCTCTGTTGGATCATGAAGAGCATCAGCGAAAGGAggcggaagaaaagaagaagaaagcagcTGAGGAAGCAGCAGGAGATAATGGCGGAGGAAACGCATCCAACGAGTTAGAAAACGCGGCAGGTTCACAAGCAACCTCTGGTCCGGGACCATCGACACTAGAAGCAACGTCTACCCTTCGCCCCTCGAATTCGCCTAATGTATCATCGCCCGTTTCTTCATTATCCAGATCCGGAAGCCCGTCTCCTCCTAAGCAAGCTACGTTGAGTTCGCAGGAATCACAACAGCCAGGCCGAAGGTCATGGTCAATTTCGAGAAGCCGAACTCCTCCACCTAATCCTGTGCCAAACCTACCACTGAGCGAAGATAACCAAGCTGCTTGGCGCGATAGGTCTAGCGGCGCTCCTCCATTTAGTACTTTGAACGCTGCTCTGACCTCAACGTCGACTGCAGCTGCTTTCCTTGGTCCCTCTGACGAGCAGAGGAAGTCGAGATCCATTACCCCTGAACCAACCCATGCTCCTACGCCTTCGTCGTCGATTCCTTCGCACCCAACACCTGCTCAGGCCTCCTTACCAACTACAACAAACGATATACACTCTTTACCTCTGCCGATCACGGTGGAGGACGCTACACCGACTGTTGCTATAGTTGATCCTTCTCCTGACCCCATTGAGGTTAACTCCTCTACCCCTTCTGTTCCTCCTGCAGAGCCACATGCACCCGCTATTAACGCGGAAGCACCTCAGTCATCATCCCCAATTTCCTCGATAACAACGGTCGAGAGTGAAACGGGTGCTGGTACTGGAGTTTCCTCTTCTAATGGCTTTCTACCCTCCTCGCCTGGATCAGAAATGTCACATGAACAATTGTCGCATTCGGCAACCACTATAGAAGACCCGTCGAAGAATGGACAGACGGCTGCTGTATCTACCGTTGTAGAAGAACTATCGAG CATTCCTATCGTTCGACCCCAGTTCACTGCATTTTATGATGTCGCTCCTTTGCTACCATTTGCAGGCACGTTTTTGGCAAAACGTTACGACCTTAGACGACCTTCATGA